One stretch of Streptomyces sp. R21 DNA includes these proteins:
- a CDS encoding RecQ family ATP-dependent DNA helicase: MSNADPRPTTASDDLRTAADTVLARLVGAPAGEARLREDQWRAIEALVADKRRALVVQRTGWGKSAVYFVATALLRERGAGPTVIVSPLLALMRNQVDAAARAGIRARTINSSNTEEWETIQAEVAASEVDVLLVSPERLNNPDFRDQVLPKLAAATGLLVVDEAHCISDWGHDFRPDYRRLRTMLADLPPGVPVLATTATANARVTADVAEQLGTGGSTDALVLRGPLDRESLSLGVLRLPDAAHRMAWLAEHLNDLPGSGIIYTLTVAAAEEVTAFLRQCGHIVSSYTGKTENAERQQAEEDLLANRVKALVATSALGMGFDKPDLGFVVHLGSPSSPIAYYQQVGRAGRGVQHAEVLLLPGKEDQAIWEYFASLAFPPEEQVRRTLDILSRSDRPLSLPALEPLVELRRSRLETMLKVLDVDGAVRRVQGGWISTGNAWAYDTERYAWVAKQRSAEQQAMRDYVTTAGCRMEFLRRQLDDEGAAPCGRCDNCAGARFETPVSPAALDAANGELGRAGVEVEPRKMWPTGLPAVGVDLKGRIPAGEQAAPGRALGRLSDIGWGNRLRPMLVPQAPDGPVPDDVAKAVVGVLTDWAKGPGGWASGQPDAQPRPVGVVTLASRRRPQLIQSLGARIAEVGRLPLLGSLEYVGEAAHISRSNSAQRLKALDGALAVPPALAAALKEAGGPVLLVDDATETGWTLAVAARMLRRAGAQGVLPLVLAVQA, from the coding sequence ATGAGCAACGCAGACCCGCGACCCACCACTGCCTCCGATGACCTCCGCACCGCGGCCGACACCGTTCTCGCCCGTCTCGTCGGCGCCCCGGCGGGCGAGGCCCGGCTGCGCGAGGACCAGTGGCGCGCCATCGAGGCCCTGGTGGCCGACAAGCGCAGAGCGCTCGTCGTGCAGCGCACCGGCTGGGGTAAGTCCGCGGTGTACTTCGTCGCGACCGCGCTGCTGCGCGAGCGGGGCGCCGGACCCACGGTCATCGTCTCCCCTCTTCTCGCGCTCATGCGCAACCAGGTGGATGCGGCCGCACGCGCCGGAATCCGCGCGAGGACCATCAACTCCTCCAACACTGAGGAGTGGGAGACGATCCAGGCGGAGGTCGCCGCAAGCGAGGTCGACGTCCTCCTGGTGAGTCCGGAACGCCTCAACAACCCCGACTTCCGCGACCAGGTGCTGCCCAAGCTGGCCGCGGCCACCGGCCTGCTCGTGGTCGACGAGGCGCACTGCATCTCCGACTGGGGCCACGACTTCCGGCCGGACTACCGCCGGCTGCGCACGATGCTCGCCGATCTCCCGCCCGGCGTCCCCGTCCTGGCGACCACCGCGACAGCCAACGCGCGCGTGACGGCCGATGTCGCCGAGCAGCTGGGCACCGGAGGCAGCACCGACGCGCTGGTCCTGCGCGGGCCGCTGGACCGGGAGAGCCTGAGCCTCGGCGTGCTGCGGCTGCCGGACGCCGCCCACCGGATGGCCTGGCTCGCCGAGCATCTGAACGATCTGCCGGGCTCCGGGATCATCTACACCCTCACGGTGGCCGCGGCCGAGGAGGTCACCGCGTTCCTGCGCCAGTGCGGGCACATCGTGTCGTCGTACACGGGAAAGACCGAGAACGCGGAGCGCCAGCAGGCCGAGGAGGATCTGCTCGCCAACCGCGTCAAGGCGCTCGTCGCCACGTCCGCGCTGGGCATGGGCTTCGACAAGCCCGACCTCGGATTCGTCGTGCACCTGGGTTCTCCCTCCTCCCCCATCGCCTACTACCAGCAGGTGGGGCGTGCGGGCCGCGGTGTGCAGCATGCCGAGGTGCTGCTGCTGCCGGGCAAGGAGGACCAGGCGATCTGGGAGTACTTCGCGTCGCTCGCCTTCCCTCCGGAGGAGCAGGTGCGCCGCACGCTCGACATCCTGTCCCGGTCCGACCGGCCGCTCTCGCTGCCCGCTCTCGAACCCCTGGTGGAGCTGCGCCGGTCCCGCCTGGAGACGATGCTCAAAGTGCTCGACGTGGACGGTGCGGTGCGCCGCGTGCAGGGCGGCTGGATCTCCACGGGCAACGCCTGGGCGTACGACACCGAGCGGTACGCCTGGGTCGCCAAGCAGCGGTCGGCCGAACAGCAGGCGATGCGCGACTACGTCACAACGGCCGGGTGCCGGATGGAGTTCCTGCGGCGGCAGCTCGACGACGAGGGAGCGGCGCCGTGCGGGCGCTGCGACAACTGCGCGGGAGCGCGCTTCGAGACGCCCGTGTCCCCGGCGGCACTGGACGCGGCCAACGGCGAGCTGGGCCGCGCGGGCGTCGAGGTCGAGCCCCGGAAGATGTGGCCGACGGGTCTGCCGGCCGTCGGCGTGGACCTGAAGGGGCGCATCCCGGCCGGTGAACAGGCCGCGCCGGGGCGGGCCTTGGGGCGACTCTCGGACATCGGCTGGGGCAACCGGCTGCGGCCGATGCTCGTACCGCAGGCCCCGGACGGGCCCGTGCCCGACGATGTCGCGAAGGCCGTGGTCGGCGTGCTGACCGACTGGGCGAAGGGACCCGGCGGCTGGGCCTCCGGACAGCCCGACGCGCAGCCCCGCCCGGTCGGGGTCGTCACCCTTGCCTCGCGCAGGCGACCGCAGTTGATCCAGTCGCTGGGCGCGAGGATCGCGGAAGTCGGCCGACTACCCCTGCTGGGTTCCCTGGAGTACGTCGGCGAGGCGGCGCACATCTCCCGGAGCAACAGCGCGCAGCGGCTCAAGGCACTCGACGGGGCGCTGGCCGTGCCGCCCGCGCTGGCCGCGGCCCTCAAGGAAGCCGGCGGTCCCGTACTGCTCGTGGACGACGCGACGGAGACCGGCTGGACGCTCGCGGTGGCCGCTCGCATGCTGCGCCGGGCCGGTGCACAGGGGGTGTTGCCGCTGGTCCTCGCCGTACAGGCGTGA
- a CDS encoding ribonuclease HII encodes MPYEPPTHTVERSLRATTGAKIIAGVDEVGRGAWAGPVTVCAAVTGLRRPPEGLTDSKLLTAKRRTTLAVELEKWVTSYALGDASPEEIDSLGMTAALRLAAERALESLPVRPDAVILDGKHDYLGHPWRVRTVIKGDQSCVAVAAASVIAKVRRDKMMAELGIDHADFGFAANAGYPSPVHKAALEEWGPTPYHRLSWAYLDALPQWRHLKKVRSWVDGRVPEIEGQLGFDF; translated from the coding sequence ATGCCGTACGAACCTCCCACTCACACCGTCGAGCGCTCCCTCCGCGCCACGACCGGAGCGAAGATCATTGCCGGTGTCGACGAGGTGGGGCGCGGTGCCTGGGCCGGTCCTGTCACCGTCTGCGCCGCCGTCACGGGACTGCGCCGTCCGCCCGAAGGGCTCACCGACTCCAAACTCCTGACCGCCAAACGGCGCACCACGCTCGCCGTGGAGCTGGAGAAATGGGTGACGTCGTACGCCCTGGGGGATGCCTCTCCCGAGGAGATCGACAGCCTGGGGATGACGGCTGCCCTGCGGCTCGCGGCTGAGCGCGCCCTGGAGTCGCTGCCGGTGCGCCCCGACGCGGTCATCCTCGACGGAAAGCACGACTATCTCGGCCACCCCTGGCGGGTCCGTACGGTGATCAAGGGCGACCAGTCCTGTGTCGCCGTCGCGGCGGCCTCGGTGATCGCCAAGGTCCGGCGCGACAAAATGATGGCCGAACTGGGCATCGACCATGCAGACTTCGGATTTGCGGCCAACGCCGGGTATCCGTCTCCCGTGCACAAGGCCGCGCTGGAGGAGTGGGGACCCACCCCGTACCACCGGCTGTCGTGGGCGTATCTTGATGCGTTGCCCCAGTGGCGGCACCTCAAGAAGGTCCGCAGCTGGGTGGACGGACGCGTTCCGGAAATCGAGGGCCAGCTCGGCTTCGATTTCTGA
- a CDS encoding TetR/AcrR family transcriptional regulator codes for MVTSRWTAAPAQTVSPRRRGAVLERAILDAALEQLSTVGWNALTMEGVAAGAQTGKAAVYRRWPSKEDLVADALQAAMPRLVQAPDLGGVREDLLALCRQVREAMFSRPGFALRSVLHECDATQAERFQAVIVGGVIEPTMGLLQEVIRRGIERGEVRADAANPYVFDAIPAMMMYRSKVCASEWGERDLEEMIDQLMVPLLRPNRA; via the coding sequence ATGGTTACTTCGCGCTGGACGGCCGCCCCCGCTCAGACGGTCTCTCCTCGCCGGCGCGGCGCCGTACTCGAGCGCGCCATCCTCGATGCCGCGCTGGAACAGCTCAGTACGGTCGGCTGGAACGCCCTCACGATGGAGGGCGTCGCCGCTGGTGCCCAGACGGGCAAGGCCGCGGTCTACCGGCGCTGGCCCTCCAAGGAGGACCTCGTCGCCGACGCACTGCAGGCCGCCATGCCCCGGCTCGTGCAGGCGCCCGACCTCGGCGGCGTCCGGGAGGATCTGCTGGCGCTGTGCCGGCAGGTACGCGAGGCGATGTTCTCGCGACCCGGCTTCGCCCTCCGCTCGGTGCTTCACGAATGCGACGCCACGCAGGCCGAGCGCTTCCAGGCGGTGATCGTCGGCGGAGTGATCGAACCGACCATGGGCCTGCTGCAGGAGGTCATCCGGCGAGGAATCGAGCGGGGGGAAGTACGCGCCGACGCGGCGAATCCGTACGTCTTCGATGCCATTCCGGCGATGATGATGTACCGGTCCAAGGTGTGCGCCAGTGAATGGGGCGAGCGGGACCTGGAGGAGATGATCGACCAGCTGATGGTTCCGCTGCTCAGGCCGAACCGCGCGTGA
- a CDS encoding MFS transporter yields MTTSQLIQEQKPGAARREGHPGIALTVIAACQLMVVLDATIVNIALPHIQDALKFSTTDLTWVVSAYTLTFGGLLLLGGRAGDILGRRRVFMTGILLFTLASLLGGLAQEPWQLLVARALQGVGGAIASPTSLALITTTFPEGPERNRAFGVFAAVSAGGGAIGLLAGGMLTEWLDWRWVLFVNVPIGVLIAVLAPMYINESERHPGRFDIAGALASTAGMASLVYGFIRAAEEGWRDNLTIGSFGAAVVLLVAFVFIELRAKEPITPLKMFADRNRSGTYVIMLSLAAAMFGMFFFIVLFVQNVLDYTPIQAGLAFLPVTVAIGVGAGLSQRFLPVLGPKPFMVTGSTLVVLGLGWQTFISPDSSYVGGVLGPMLLFGFGMGLNFVTLTLTAVSGVALHEAGAASGLLNATQQVGGSLGLSILTTVFGTASRDEAEKQLPDFLANGSPEQKAEFAKTHQLPAPWGHEVLAEGISTAFIPAAAMAVLALVTAAVVIRVRKSDLDALSGTTGPAGG; encoded by the coding sequence GTGACAACCTCTCAGTTGATCCAGGAACAGAAGCCAGGAGCAGCCCGCCGGGAGGGGCATCCCGGCATCGCACTCACCGTCATCGCAGCCTGCCAACTCATGGTGGTGCTCGACGCGACGATTGTGAACATCGCACTCCCGCACATTCAAGACGCGCTCAAATTCAGCACGACCGACCTGACGTGGGTCGTCAGCGCCTACACGCTCACCTTCGGCGGCCTGCTGCTTCTCGGCGGCCGGGCGGGGGACATCCTGGGCCGGCGCCGGGTCTTCATGACCGGCATCCTGCTGTTCACGCTCGCCTCACTGCTGGGCGGCCTCGCTCAGGAACCCTGGCAGTTGCTGGTCGCGCGCGCCCTGCAGGGCGTGGGTGGTGCCATCGCTTCGCCCACCTCGCTGGCGCTGATCACCACGACCTTCCCCGAGGGCCCGGAACGGAACCGGGCCTTCGGTGTCTTCGCCGCCGTCTCGGCGGGCGGTGGCGCCATCGGTCTTCTCGCGGGCGGCATGCTCACCGAGTGGCTCGACTGGCGCTGGGTGCTCTTCGTCAACGTACCCATCGGTGTCCTGATCGCGGTGCTCGCGCCGATGTACATCAACGAGTCCGAGCGTCATCCGGGCCGCTTCGACATCGCGGGCGCGCTCGCCTCGACGGCCGGAATGGCATCCCTGGTGTACGGATTCATCCGCGCCGCGGAAGAGGGCTGGCGCGACAACCTCACCATCGGGTCCTTCGGGGCGGCCGTCGTCCTGCTGGTGGCGTTCGTCTTCATCGAGCTGCGGGCCAAGGAGCCGATCACCCCGCTGAAGATGTTCGCCGACCGCAACCGCTCCGGCACGTACGTGATCATGCTGAGCCTGGCCGCGGCGATGTTCGGCATGTTCTTCTTCATCGTGCTGTTCGTCCAGAACGTGCTGGACTACACGCCGATCCAGGCCGGTCTGGCCTTCCTCCCGGTGACGGTCGCGATCGGTGTGGGCGCCGGCCTGTCGCAGCGATTCCTGCCGGTTCTCGGCCCCAAGCCGTTCATGGTCACCGGCTCGACGCTGGTGGTGCTCGGTCTCGGCTGGCAGACGTTCATCAGTCCCGACAGTTCGTACGTCGGCGGGGTGCTCGGGCCGATGCTGCTGTTCGGCTTCGGCATGGGCCTGAACTTCGTGACGCTGACCCTCACCGCCGTCTCCGGCGTCGCCCTGCACGAGGCGGGCGCCGCGTCGGGGCTGCTCAACGCCACGCAGCAGGTGGGCGGTTCGCTCGGCCTCTCCATCCTGACCACGGTGTTCGGGACGGCCAGCCGTGACGAGGCGGAGAAGCAGCTGCCGGACTTCCTGGCCAACGGCTCGCCGGAGCAGAAGGCGGAGTTCGCCAAGACGCACCAGCTGCCCGCGCCCTGGGGACACGAGGTGCTCGCCGAAGGCATCTCGACCGCGTTCATCCCGGCCGCGGCGATGGCCGTACTGGCCCTCGTCACCGCCGCTGTGGTGATCCGTGTCCGCAAGAGCGACCTGGACGCACTCTCCGGCACGACGGGACCCGCCGGAGGCTGA
- a CDS encoding DUF4153 domain-containing protein, whose translation MAGLRVEEPAPVRTATLWAALATGVLSMLLLGEGLAVNLLLVAIPAALAAYFAAQDAGRLPRAWTLVWGIGGLALLAVPALRDADWPSFLAVVTAIALGSLALHGGRRWPAVLLGPIGLFNALVTGPIWGWQGLRERSGGARGRVGPVLRALAVTAVLLLVFGALFAGADAAFADLLGDLVPDASVSGGPWRVLLLALGVVGALAAAHTAASPVQWDRVEVPEGRARGRVEWALPLIVLTVLFAAFNAVQLAVLFGGYDAVLKETGQTYAEYARQGFWQLLMVTLLTLLVIVFALRWAPREGARDRTLVRAVLGTLCALALVVVASAVRRMDMYVEAYGLTRLRVSVVAVELWLGLVIVLIMAAGVWGARWLPRAVAASAAAGVLAFGLLSPDGLIAERNVQRYEDTGRFDLAYARDLSADAVPALDKLKEPLRSCALRSIADDLANDPGPWYATSWGEARARDILRDRPLSKDANWDVCSRVGDDVTYR comes from the coding sequence CTGGCCGGTCTCCGGGTCGAGGAACCGGCCCCGGTGCGGACAGCCACCCTGTGGGCCGCGCTCGCCACCGGGGTGCTGAGCATGCTGCTCCTGGGGGAGGGCCTTGCGGTCAACCTCCTCCTGGTCGCGATCCCGGCCGCGCTCGCCGCGTATTTCGCCGCCCAGGACGCGGGCAGGCTCCCGCGCGCGTGGACGCTCGTCTGGGGCATCGGCGGGCTGGCCCTGCTGGCCGTGCCCGCTCTGCGGGACGCCGACTGGCCGTCGTTCCTGGCCGTCGTCACCGCAATCGCGCTGGGCTCGCTCGCCCTGCACGGCGGACGGCGCTGGCCCGCCGTCCTGCTCGGCCCGATCGGGCTGTTCAACGCGCTGGTCACCGGCCCCATCTGGGGCTGGCAGGGGCTGCGCGAGCGGTCGGGCGGCGCCCGCGGGCGGGTCGGTCCGGTGCTGCGCGCGCTCGCGGTGACCGCGGTCCTCCTCCTGGTCTTCGGCGCGCTGTTCGCGGGAGCCGACGCCGCCTTCGCCGATCTGCTCGGCGATCTCGTGCCGGACGCCTCCGTCTCCGGCGGCCCCTGGCGCGTCCTGCTCCTCGCGCTCGGCGTGGTCGGCGCGCTCGCGGCGGCACACACGGCCGCCTCGCCCGTCCAGTGGGACCGCGTCGAGGTGCCCGAGGGCCGCGCCCGGGGGCGGGTCGAGTGGGCGTTGCCGCTGATCGTGCTGACCGTGCTCTTCGCGGCCTTCAACGCCGTCCAGCTCGCCGTGCTCTTCGGCGGATACGACGCCGTACTGAAGGAGACCGGCCAGACGTACGCGGAATACGCGCGGCAGGGGTTCTGGCAGCTGCTCATGGTCACGCTGCTGACCCTCCTCGTCATCGTGTTCGCCCTGCGTTGGGCGCCGCGGGAGGGGGCCCGCGACCGGACGCTGGTGCGCGCTGTGCTGGGAACTCTGTGCGCGCTGGCGCTCGTTGTCGTGGCATCGGCGGTGCGACGTATGGACATGTACGTGGAGGCCTATGGACTGACGCGGCTGAGGGTCTCGGTGGTGGCCGTGGAGCTCTGGCTCGGGCTGGTCATCGTGCTCATCATGGCGGCCGGGGTGTGGGGTGCCCGCTGGCTGCCGCGAGCCGTGGCGGCCAGTGCCGCGGCGGGCGTGCTCGCCTTCGGGCTGCTGTCGCCCGACGGTCTGATCGCCGAGCGCAACGTCCAGCGGTACGAGGACACCGGCAGGTTCGACCTCGCGTACGCGCGCGACCTTTCCGCCGACGCCGTACCGGCCCTCGACAAGCTGAAGGAGCCGCTGCGTTCATGCGCGCTGCGGTCCATCGCGGACGACCTGGCGAACGACCCCGGACCCTGGTACGCCACCAGCTGGGGCGAGGCCCGTGCCCGGGACATTCTTCGCGACCGCCCGCTGTCCAAGGACGCGAACTGGGATGTGTGCAGTCGGGTGGGCGACGACGTCACGTATCGGTGA
- a CDS encoding ADP-ribosylglycohydrolase family protein produces MTADSSPDGRLGRAVASLRGLAVGDALGSQFFVPANYPLLQRRELPPGPWQWTDDTEMACSVVAVLAAHHRIDQDELARSFAEHHDFDRGYGPAVNRLLRLIREGGDWRELASQLFNGQGSWGNGAAMRIAPLGAWYADDPEQATHQAEISAYPTHQHREAVVGAMAVAAAAALAADPAGPPSAEALLDGVIALVPRSAVGAGLRRARDMLDYGDAGTVAAVLGCGRRTTAHDTVPFALWSAARVLGDFEEAFWATAQVGGDMDTTCAIVGGVVAAGKAGAPPGTWLDQTEALPDWAPVPA; encoded by the coding sequence ATGACCGCTGACTCCTCTCCCGATGGGCGCCTGGGCCGCGCCGTGGCCAGCCTGCGCGGACTCGCGGTGGGGGACGCGCTCGGCTCGCAGTTCTTCGTGCCCGCGAACTATCCGCTGCTCCAGCGCCGCGAGCTGCCGCCCGGCCCCTGGCAATGGACGGACGACACGGAGATGGCCTGCTCCGTAGTGGCCGTTCTGGCCGCCCATCACCGCATCGACCAGGACGAACTGGCCCGCTCCTTCGCCGAGCACCACGACTTCGACCGGGGCTACGGCCCTGCCGTCAACCGACTCCTGCGGCTGATCCGGGAGGGCGGCGACTGGCGCGAGCTGGCCTCCCAGCTCTTCAACGGACAGGGGTCGTGGGGCAACGGCGCCGCGATGCGGATCGCCCCCCTCGGTGCCTGGTACGCCGACGATCCCGAGCAGGCGACGCACCAGGCGGAGATCTCGGCATACCCCACCCACCAGCACCGCGAGGCCGTGGTCGGCGCCATGGCCGTCGCCGCTGCCGCCGCCCTGGCGGCCGACCCCGCGGGCCCGCCGAGCGCCGAGGCACTGCTCGACGGCGTCATCGCGCTCGTCCCGCGCAGTGCAGTGGGCGCGGGGCTGCGGCGCGCCCGCGACATGCTCGACTACGGAGACGCCGGGACGGTCGCCGCCGTACTGGGCTGTGGACGGCGTACGACGGCGCACGACACGGTGCCGTTCGCACTCTGGTCGGCGGCCCGGGTACTGGGTGACTTCGAAGAGGCGTTCTGGGCGACTGCCCAGGTGGGCGGCGACATGGACACGACCTGCGCCATCGTGGGCGGCGTGGTCGCCGCGGGCAAGGCGGGGGCGCCGCCGGGTACGTGGCTGGACCAGACGGAGGCGCTGCCCGACTGGGCGCCGGTGCCCGCCTAG
- a CDS encoding histidine phosphatase family protein: MARPRRIVLVRHGESVGNADDSVYEREPDHALALTEKGWQQAEDTGKQLRELFGRERVSVYVSPYRRTHETFRAFHLDPELVRVREEPRLREQDWGNWQDRDDVRLQKAYRDAYGHFFYRFAQGESGADVYDRVGGFLESLYRSFEAPDHPPNVLLVTHGLAMRLFCMRWFHWSVADFESLSNPGNAEKRMLVLGGDGRYTLDRPFERWRDPEPYGVTG, from the coding sequence ATGGCACGACCACGGCGCATCGTTCTTGTCCGGCACGGCGAGTCGGTGGGCAATGCCGATGACTCCGTCTACGAACGCGAGCCCGACCACGCGCTGGCGCTCACCGAGAAGGGGTGGCAGCAGGCGGAGGACACGGGCAAGCAGTTGCGGGAGCTGTTCGGCCGGGAGCGCGTAAGCGTTTACGTCTCCCCGTACCGCCGCACCCACGAGACCTTCCGGGCCTTCCATCTCGACCCCGAGCTCGTCCGCGTCCGCGAGGAGCCGCGGCTGCGCGAGCAGGACTGGGGGAACTGGCAGGACCGCGACGACGTACGCCTTCAGAAGGCGTACCGGGACGCCTACGGGCACTTCTTCTATCGCTTCGCCCAGGGGGAGTCCGGTGCCGACGTGTACGACCGCGTCGGCGGCTTCCTGGAGAGCCTCTACCGCAGCTTCGAGGCGCCCGACCACCCGCCGAACGTCCTCCTGGTGACCCATGGACTCGCCATGCGGCTGTTCTGCATGCGCTGGTTCCACTGGTCGGTCGCGGACTTCGAGTCGCTGTCGAATCCGGGGAACGCCGAGAAGCGGATGCTCGTTCTCGGGGGCGACGGCAGGTACACCCTCGACCGCCCCTTCGAACGCTGGCGTGATCCGGAACCGTACGGGGTCACGGGGTAG
- a CDS encoding DUF4937 domain-containing protein produces MLVKWIRCTVVDRRGFERGQRKWAGLLGEPGFRGQGGGWSRGRSGVAHVFAFWESRAFYDSFMARSHDRLAASQSGTFKDSQVKLFDYRFDVKTGFEPRFTDADLVRVAHCRVHEERAEHFALMQEKVWNPAMAGSPGMVRGLFGEAPGHEFLVLSMWRSAAEHGKYRAERVERLALRAQTEADVAALTGDIVELEPTWTV; encoded by the coding sequence GTGCTGGTCAAGTGGATTCGCTGCACCGTGGTGGACCGCCGCGGTTTCGAGCGGGGGCAGCGAAAGTGGGCGGGGCTGCTGGGTGAGCCGGGATTCCGGGGACAGGGCGGGGGCTGGAGCCGCGGACGGTCGGGGGTGGCCCACGTCTTCGCCTTCTGGGAGAGCCGTGCCTTCTACGACTCCTTCATGGCCCGCTCCCACGACCGGCTCGCCGCGTCGCAGTCGGGCACGTTCAAGGACTCACAGGTCAAACTGTTCGACTACCGCTTCGACGTGAAGACCGGTTTCGAGCCGCGCTTCACGGACGCCGACCTCGTACGAGTGGCCCACTGCCGCGTCCACGAGGAGCGGGCCGAGCACTTCGCCCTGATGCAGGAGAAGGTGTGGAACCCGGCGATGGCGGGTTCGCCGGGCATGGTGCGCGGCCTGTTCGGCGAGGCGCCCGGCCACGAGTTCCTGGTGCTGTCCATGTGGCGGTCGGCCGCCGAGCACGGCAAGTACCGCGCCGAGCGCGTGGAACGGCTCGCGCTGCGGGCCCAGACGGAGGCGGACGTCGCGGCTCTGACCGGCGACATCGTGGAGCTGGAACCCACCTGGACGGTCTGA